One genomic region from bacterium encodes:
- a CDS encoding ABC transporter permease, translated as MKKWIAFCNILLKDIRTYYLKPPNISWGIIFPLAWTGMFFIKSGQGLGSLPELLPGVIGISILFGTTSLLSVTITFEKKSRSFERLLLAPMSLELLMLAKTAGAILFGIINAFIPIIMASLIFSLSKIDWFTLTLTIILISISSTFLGLFIAVSVSEVFEAQTFSNFFRFPMLFLCGLFFPISKLPVFLKPLAYIMPLTYGADLLHFSINQTSYIPIEVNLLVLTGFCVFLFLISLRNIRQNWIQ; from the coding sequence ATGAAAAAATGGATAGCTTTCTGTAATATACTTTTGAAAGATATTCGTACCTACTATTTAAAACCTCCCAATATAAGTTGGGGGATTATTTTTCCGCTTGCCTGGACAGGTATGTTTTTTATTAAATCAGGGCAAGGTCTCGGCAGCTTACCAGAGTTACTTCCTGGGGTTATAGGAATTTCAATACTTTTTGGAACAACAAGTTTACTTTCGGTTACAATAACATTCGAAAAGAAGAGCCGCTCATTTGAACGTCTGCTTCTTGCACCTATGTCTCTTGAACTGCTTATGCTTGCTAAAACTGCTGGAGCGATACTCTTTGGTATTATAAATGCTTTCATACCAATTATTATGGCTTCTCTAATATTTTCTCTCTCTAAAATAGATTGGTTCACCTTAACACTAACAATAATCCTTATATCTATAAGTTCTACTTTTCTTGGACTTTTTATTGCTGTTTCTGTGAGCGAAGTTTTTGAGGCACAAACTTTCTCAAACTTTTTCCGTTTTCCAATGTTGTTTTTATGTGGCTTATTCTTTCCTATTTCCAAACTACCTGTCTTTCTAAAACCGCTTGCCTATATTATGCCGCTGACTTATGGGGCAGATTTACTTCACTTTTCTATCAACCAAACAAGTTACATCCCAATAGAAGTCAACCTTCTTGTTTTAACTGGGTTTTGTGTTTTTCTTTTTCTTATTAGTTTAAGAAATATCAGACAAAACTGGATACAATAA